Proteins encoded by one window of Polaribacter haliotis:
- a CDS encoding DUF11 domain-containing protein: MKKKYLPLNCSIVKQFFLFSKSKKTVLYIVLLFLLSFVNIIKAQDSFESDFDGWDQVSGDDMNWSRDIETPSSNTGPDLGSDGDFFLFIEASSNSGKKAWIEKEFDLTGKQKSQLNFDYHMYGSNMGSLNVLVNKNGVLTNVFSRSGDKGDVWLSATADLSAFDGDVIKIRFEGIVGSNFRSDAAIDNISVTSTPDTDGDGIIDDEDADADNDGILNVDEGCAAVVSSDFNLVPSESVLGDMSAGGKLVYKDAAGNKVVLEAAGSVGSNNIVGVGPNDGTIITDINNGKIAFEIGKTDSAADQPKLKITTFSAAGVPFKVTSIGLGGIGNMDNSSAQDAIAMDVPGTWSNLTSAGNTLGSAQITTSPIGATPVNNVTQTELDAFDFTNFVTQGAVSEVIFNNADNNVQFGYNATFSPTNPTSSFNLIVDDINIDDGVGRNIVAELSTTSISVAAIYCRDTDSDGIPDYLDTDSDGDGCSDADEAYFGTVTNADTDDNGTYGSGTPTVDGVGKVSGAAYTSPNAYYIDASVNACFDNDNDGVPDSVDLDDDNDGILDGVECPDISFSKNLIINNAQRGNLTVVEGGASGTPFVSDAGPNNNEQGLRYIDQAPMPTYYRLNTKGEDYTYIDGNNLVFRLYVEDPGESFFGGTSDIRLGSGATQLTLDLTQDPFAQTKPVGKTDFTISVPLTASNFGVSQAQFNSVIASLDYIDIRAEFWLGPTGTTESELVPLLSDPCDIDNDGIPNYNDSDSDGDGCSDADEAYLGSVANADADNNGFYGSGTPTVGTDGKVSGAPYTTPNAYYLDASINACEDNDNDGIPDSVDLDDDNDGILDSVENNCTTATTGFFDWDTDFGVSPSGSDISGSLPIISNLVDNHNLTVSFVDNPSNPGLEYMSVEDAFGLGTVLQIVNASGETGGGITTFAFTNEVNNLTFTMQDIDARGSDFKDRIIVTAKRADGTIVVISETTNIISKGSAVSYQGNNEIIGIGDVDSPNQANGVLKLKFTEPITEISFQYFNDLTSPNTRQRIGIADLEYEFVCDSDFDNDGIPNAFDTDSDGDGCSDADEAYYGSVSNADTDDDGAYGTSPVTVDGQGKVAGAGYITPNAFYLNADINACEDNDNDGIIDSVDLDDDNDGILDTGECTTNLRAANGDFDVAISGSNPVLTQTFANSFSITYTNIGGSSIASYSEPTKEADELYAIGTQFKYVYPNEGSTQQMTFSSPVKLKFMVTDIDQLGEKHRVTVYDKTGAIIPNPENFIVNTAEGTTGSSFATRTPKKYPDLGLDVTKDGTISDDYVELSQEKQKDNDTYTRRNLVFFDFKELEISKIVVQNLSNSGQPGFLFDSIRAACDTDLDGIPDYQDTDSDNDGCPDAIEGAGDIQLGQLTALTGGSVGGSLNNLGTTSDAEGNPLVNSTGYEQNNTAAVLDANDATACSIDLSVTKIVNKPIKKVGEKIVFTITLKNDGNQPATNVNVIDLLPPGLTYDAATTVIPTNTTYDSSTGIWDLSLLTLAKGSSYQLKIGATVNTAGTIYTNKTEVFSTTETDIDSTPNSNN; this comes from the coding sequence ATGAAAAAAAAGTACTTACCACTAAACTGTAGTATTGTAAAACAGTTTTTTTTATTTTCAAAAAGCAAGAAAACAGTATTGTATATTGTTTTACTTTTTTTATTGAGTTTTGTTAATATAATTAAGGCACAAGATAGTTTTGAAAGTGATTTTGATGGTTGGGATCAAGTCTCTGGAGATGATATGAATTGGTCACGTGATATTGAAACTCCAAGTTCTAACACTGGTCCTGATTTAGGTTCAGATGGAGATTTTTTTCTTTTCATAGAGGCATCAAGTAATTCGGGTAAAAAAGCTTGGATAGAGAAAGAGTTTGATTTAACAGGAAAACAAAAATCTCAACTTAATTTTGACTATCATATGTATGGTTCTAATATGGGGTCTTTAAATGTTTTAGTTAACAAAAATGGTGTTTTAACAAATGTTTTTAGTAGATCTGGCGATAAAGGAGACGTCTGGCTATCTGCTACAGCAGACTTAAGTGCTTTTGATGGTGATGTAATTAAAATTAGGTTTGAAGGAATCGTAGGAAGTAATTTTAGAAGTGATGCGGCAATAGATAATATTTCAGTTACTTCTACTCCAGATACTGATGGTGATGGTATTATTGATGATGAAGATGCAGATGCAGATAATGATGGTATATTAAATGTAGATGAAGGTTGTGCAGCAGTTGTTAGCTCAGATTTTAATTTAGTGCCGTCTGAAAGTGTTTTAGGAGACATGTCTGCTGGTGGTAAATTGGTGTACAAAGATGCTGCTGGTAATAAAGTAGTGTTAGAGGCTGCAGGTAGTGTTGGTAGTAATAATATTGTAGGTGTCGGACCAAATGATGGTACCATAATTACAGATATTAACAATGGTAAGATTGCTTTTGAAATTGGTAAAACAGATAGTGCCGCAGATCAACCAAAACTAAAAATAACAACATTTTCTGCAGCAGGAGTTCCTTTTAAAGTTACTTCTATAGGATTAGGTGGTATTGGTAATATGGATAATTCTTCTGCACAAGATGCAATTGCAATGGATGTTCCTGGAACTTGGTCTAATCTAACTTCAGCAGGTAATACCTTAGGATCGGCTCAAATTACAACTTCTCCAATTGGAGCTACACCAGTTAATAATGTTACACAGACAGAGTTAGATGCTTTCGATTTTACAAATTTTGTTACACAAGGTGCAGTGTCTGAAGTAATTTTTAATAACGCAGATAACAATGTTCAATTTGGCTATAATGCTACATTTTCGCCTACAAATCCAACAAGTTCATTTAACTTAATTGTAGACGATATAAATATTGATGATGGTGTTGGTAGAAATATTGTTGCAGAACTATCTACAACATCAATTTCTGTTGCTGCTATTTATTGTAGAGATACAGATAGTGACGGAATACCAGACTATTTAGATACAGATTCAGATGGAGATGGATGTAGTGATGCAGATGAAGCATATTTTGGAACTGTAACAAATGCAGATACAGACGATAATGGAACTTATGGTTCAGGAACTCCAACAGTAGATGGTGTTGGAAAGGTTTCAGGAGCTGCATATACTAGTCCAAACGCATATTATATAGATGCAAGTGTAAACGCTTGTTTTGATAATGATAATGATGGTGTACCAGATTCTGTAGATTTAGATGATGATAATGATGGTATTTTAGATGGTGTTGAATGTCCAGATATTAGTTTTTCTAAAAACCTAATTATTAATAATGCGCAAAGGGGTAATTTAACTGTAGTAGAAGGAGGCGCATCTGGAACACCATTTGTTTCAGATGCTGGGCCAAATAATAATGAGCAAGGATTGCGATATATAGATCAAGCACCTATGCCAACATATTACAGACTAAATACAAAAGGAGAAGATTACACTTATATAGATGGTAATAATTTAGTGTTTAGACTTTATGTAGAAGATCCGGGAGAAAGTTTTTTCGGAGGAACATCCGACATTCGATTAGGTAGTGGAGCAACTCAATTAACATTAGATTTAACTCAAGATCCTTTTGCACAGACCAAACCTGTAGGTAAAACTGACTTTACAATATCTGTTCCTCTAACGGCTTCTAATTTTGGAGTTTCTCAAGCACAGTTTAATTCAGTTATAGCCTCTTTAGATTATATTGATATTCGTGCAGAGTTTTGGTTAGGTCCAACAGGCACAACAGAGAGTGAGCTTGTGCCACTTTTAAGTGATCCATGTGATATAGATAATGATGGAATACCAAATTATAATGATTCAGATTCAGATGGAGATGGTTGTTCAGATGCAGATGAAGCCTATTTAGGTTCAGTTGCTAATGCAGATGCAGATAATAATGGATTTTATGGTTCAGGAACACCAACAGTTGGAACAGATGGAAAAGTTTCTGGAGCGCCTTATACAACACCAAATGCCTATTATTTAGATGCAAGCATTAATGCCTGTGAAGATAATGATAATGATGGAATTCCTGATTCTGTAGATTTAGATGATGATAATGATGGTATTTTAGATTCGGTAGAAAATAATTGTACAACTGCAACAACAGGATTTTTCGATTGGGATACAGATTTTGGAGTTTCGCCTTCAGGTTCAGATATTTCAGGTTCATTACCAATAATATCAAATTTAGTAGACAATCATAACCTAACAGTTTCTTTTGTAGACAACCCTTCAAACCCTGGTTTAGAGTATATGTCTGTAGAAGACGCTTTTGGTTTAGGAACAGTACTTCAAATTGTTAATGCCTCAGGAGAAACGGGTGGTGGTATAACAACTTTTGCTTTTACAAACGAAGTAAATAACTTAACCTTTACCATGCAAGATATAGATGCAAGAGGTTCAGATTTTAAAGATCGAATAATTGTAACGGCTAAAAGAGCAGATGGTACTATTGTTGTAATATCAGAAACAACAAATATTATAAGTAAAGGTTCTGCAGTTAGTTACCAAGGTAATAATGAAATTATAGGAATAGGAGATGTAGACTCTCCAAACCAAGCAAATGGAGTTTTAAAATTAAAATTTACAGAACCAATTACTGAGATTAGCTTTCAATATTTTAATGATTTAACGAGCCCAAATACAAGACAAAGAATAGGTATTGCAGATTTAGAATACGAATTTGTTTGTGATTCAGATTTCGATAATGATGGTATACCAAATGCTTTTGACACAGATTCAGATGGAGATGGTTGTAGCGATGCAGATGAAGCTTATTATGGTTCAGTAAGTAATGCAGATACTGATGATGATGGAGCTTATGGTACTAGTCCTGTTACTGTCGATGGGCAAGGAAAAGTTGCAGGTGCTGGCTACATTACACCAAATGCATTTTATTTAAATGCAGATATAAATGCTTGTGAAGACAATGATAATGATGGTATTATAGATTCAGTAGATTTAGATGATGACAATGATGGTATTTTAGATACAGGTGAATGTACAACAAACCTAAGAGCTGCAAATGGAGATTTTGATGTTGCTATTTCAGGTTCTAACCCAGTATTAACACAAACCTTTGCAAACTCTTTTTCTATAACTTATACGAATATAGGTGGTTCATCTATTGCTTCATATTCAGAACCTACAAAAGAAGCAGATGAACTTTATGCTATAGGAACACAATTTAAGTATGTTTACCCAAATGAAGGGTCTACCCAACAAATGACCTTTTCTTCGCCGGTAAAATTGAAATTTATGGTTACAGATATCGATCAATTAGGAGAAAAACATAGAGTAACAGTTTACGATAAAACAGGCGCAATTATTCCAAATCCAGAAAATTTTATAGTTAATACAGCAGAAGGTACAACCGGAAGTTCTTTTGCAACTCGAACACCAAAAAAATATCCAGATTTAGGATTAGATGTTACAAAAGATGGAACGATAAGTGATGATTATGTAGAGTTGTCTCAAGAAAAACAGAAAGACAATGACACATATACAAGAAGAAACCTTGTCTTTTTTGACTTTAAAGAATTAGAAATCTCTAAAATAGTTGTACAAAATTTAAGTAATTCAGGTCAACCAGGATTTTTATTTGACTCTATAAGAGCTGCTTGTGATACAGATCTAGATGGTATTCCAGATTATCAAGATACAGATTCAGACAATGATGGTTGTCCAGATGCAATAGAAGGAGCAGGAGATATACAGTTGGGCCAACTTACAGCATTAACAGGAGGAAGTGTTGGAGGTAGTTTAAATAATTTAGGAACTACATCAGATGCAGAAGGAAATCCATTAGTTAATAGTACAGGTTATGAACAAAATAATACAGCAGCAGTTTTAGACGCAAATGATGCAACTGCTTGTTCTATCGATTTAAGTGTTACCAAAATTGTAAATAAACCAATAAAGAAAGTTGGAGAAAAAATTGTATTTACAATAACACTTAAAAATGATGGTAATCAACCAGCAACAAATGTAAATGTTATAGACTTATTACCACCAGGTTTAACCTATGATGCAGCAACTACAGTTATACCAACAAATACAACCTATGATTCTAGTACAGGTATTTGGGATTTGAGCTTATTAACACTGGCCAAGGGAAGTAGTTATCAATTAAAAATTGGCGCAACTGTTAATACAGCTGGTACAATATATACAAATAAAACAGAAGTTTTCTCTACAACAGAAACTGACATTGACTCAACTCCTAACAGCAACAACTAA